The Spirosoma foliorum genome has a window encoding:
- a CDS encoding putative quinol monooxygenase — translation MLTRIVRMTFQEGKLADFHTIFDASKQHIRSFPGNCHLELLRDPDQPNVRMTYSLWTSADALEAYRKSELFRTTWAATKALFAERAVAFSGEQLEEI, via the coding sequence ATGCTTACCAGGATTGTTCGTATGACATTTCAGGAAGGGAAACTCGCTGACTTCCACACTATTTTTGATGCCTCGAAGCAGCATATTCGCTCGTTTCCGGGCAATTGTCATCTTGAACTTCTCCGCGATCCCGACCAGCCCAATGTTCGCATGACCTATAGCCTGTGGACATCTGCCGACGCGCTCGAAGCCTACCGAAAAAGCGAGCTCTTCCGCACAACCTGGGCCGCTACCAAGGCCTTATTTGCCGAACGGGCCGTAGCTTTTTCGGGTGAACAATTAGAAGAAATTTAG
- a CDS encoding carboxypeptidase-like regulatory domain-containing protein, with protein sequence MNRWLSVVYLTVCLLICLASSWAFAQTTTTLTGTVADATTGKAMPFANVYLNGSTRGTVTNEEGYYSLSGVPLGTVEIVASFVGYHPQQRLLRLDASQNNKANFRLKPSDQTLLTVTVRGNQKKWERHLRQFKRQLLGEPFGSQCLIMNSDVLSFKEEAGQLKATASEPLVIENQALGYKLRYELLYFDGSFKKVYYAGTIHFEEMKPADERQAKRFRRNRMIAYKGSTRHLMASLVEGNYEKEGFLVYQEDPAVLPMKSIANRIVLAGSIGTDTTKGHLLPLKLKELMRPGRLPFERQLVSDKTLIVFYTNAVSLYSPYMDARYAYSEIKLPAQQLQLTTDGTITIPNGMLISGSLSDDRLSTMLPADWQPTRGDIDPVTNAPIVAQGRFLLPDARQKRIADAFNERFRVLAPSIFVHTDKPFYATGDRMWLSAYLLDAATNRRPFGETAMHVDVLTPAGKLVQHQWLRVTDGRAVGSFRFSDSLASGTYRLRAYTDEDDGQIRPAFERSIAVNNLGQISLLKPTDAELKPLDVQVLPEGGRWIIGLPARLGVKLVDPDGKGVMASGRVVTNEGKEVCPVTVNAFGMGSFVMTPEVDKKYYADVVHNGQHQLVPLPPAEKEGYNFSADVVSDTNRLALTITGTNLPSLDSVYVLIQQRGRLVDQRKILLQNGIARVSLPVEGLPAGLNQITLYNAAARPQAERLVFIPDHSPPSTGAVGLK encoded by the coding sequence ATGAATCGCTGGCTTTCTGTTGTTTATCTGACTGTCTGTCTGCTAATCTGCCTGGCCTCTTCATGGGCATTTGCACAAACAACAACTACCCTAACCGGTACTGTAGCCGATGCCACAACAGGTAAGGCCATGCCGTTTGCCAATGTGTACCTCAATGGCAGCACACGCGGCACCGTCACAAACGAAGAAGGCTATTATTCGCTCTCCGGCGTGCCGCTGGGTACAGTAGAAATTGTGGCCTCTTTCGTTGGATATCACCCGCAGCAACGGCTGTTACGTCTGGATGCCAGTCAAAATAACAAAGCTAATTTTCGCCTTAAACCTAGCGACCAAACACTGCTGACGGTAACCGTTCGGGGTAATCAGAAGAAATGGGAGCGGCACCTTCGGCAATTTAAACGTCAGTTGCTCGGCGAGCCTTTTGGGAGTCAATGCCTGATTATGAACAGCGATGTGCTCAGCTTCAAAGAAGAGGCTGGACAATTAAAAGCAACAGCATCAGAACCGCTCGTTATTGAAAATCAGGCGTTAGGCTACAAGTTGAGATACGAGCTTCTTTATTTCGATGGATCATTCAAGAAGGTGTATTATGCCGGTACCATCCATTTCGAAGAAATGAAACCCGCTGATGAGCGACAGGCGAAGCGATTCCGACGAAATCGGATGATTGCCTACAAAGGCTCCACTCGGCACTTGATGGCTAGCCTGGTCGAAGGGAACTATGAAAAGGAGGGCTTTCTGGTTTATCAGGAAGACCCTGCGGTACTGCCGATGAAATCTATAGCCAACCGGATAGTTCTGGCCGGGTCAATTGGGACAGATACGACCAAAGGGCATTTGTTACCCTTGAAATTGAAGGAGTTAATGCGGCCGGGTCGCCTACCGTTCGAACGACAATTGGTATCAGACAAGACATTGATTGTGTTTTATACGAATGCCGTATCCCTGTACTCGCCGTATATGGATGCCCGTTACGCTTACTCAGAAATCAAATTGCCCGCCCAACAACTACAATTGACGACGGACGGAACAATCACAATACCGAATGGGATGTTGATTTCTGGGTCGTTGTCCGACGACCGTTTGTCGACCATGCTTCCCGCCGACTGGCAGCCAACAAGAGGAGATATTGATCCGGTGACTAATGCGCCCATTGTTGCCCAGGGACGGTTTCTGTTGCCCGATGCCCGCCAGAAGCGGATTGCGGATGCGTTTAACGAGCGCTTTCGGGTGTTGGCTCCGTCGATATTCGTGCACACCGATAAACCATTCTATGCTACTGGCGACCGGATGTGGTTGAGTGCCTATTTGCTTGATGCCGCTACAAACCGCCGACCTTTTGGCGAAACGGCCATGCATGTAGATGTATTAACGCCAGCGGGTAAACTCGTACAGCACCAATGGCTACGGGTAACGGATGGGCGGGCAGTGGGAAGCTTCAGATTCTCAGATTCTCTGGCGTCGGGCACGTATCGGTTGCGCGCTTATACGGATGAAGATGATGGACAAATTCGCCCTGCTTTTGAGCGGTCAATTGCCGTGAATAACTTAGGTCAGATCTCATTACTGAAGCCGACCGATGCAGAACTCAAACCGTTGGATGTGCAGGTTTTGCCCGAAGGGGGGCGCTGGATCATTGGCTTACCAGCCCGTTTGGGTGTTAAACTGGTTGATCCAGATGGAAAAGGCGTCATGGCATCGGGACGGGTTGTTACGAACGAAGGCAAAGAGGTTTGCCCCGTAACGGTCAATGCGTTCGGGATGGGAAGCTTTGTGATGACGCCCGAAGTGGATAAAAAATACTATGCTGATGTTGTCCATAATGGTCAGCATCAGCTGGTGCCGCTCCCCCCGGCCGAAAAAGAGGGCTATAACTTCTCGGCTGATGTTGTGAGCGATACAAATCGATTGGCCTTAACAATTACGGGGACGAATTTACCTTCACTGGATTCGGTGTACGTCCTTATCCAACAGCGGGGTCGCCTGGTCGATCAGCGGAAAATTCTGTTACAGAATGGAATCGCTCGGGTGAGTTTGCCCGTGGAAGGGCTTCCTGCGGGGCTGAATCAGATTACACTCTATAACGCGGCCGCCCGTCCTCAGGCCGAGCGACTCGTATTTATTCCGGATCATTCCCCCCCCTCTACGGGTGCTGTTGGGCTTAAATAA
- a CDS encoding carboxypeptidase-like regulatory domain-containing protein has product MGLNKPRYQPREQAILSINMSDEGLPTMAVLSASITDAGQVPDDTASATIQTHLLLTGELSGRVESPNVYLKDNSLETRRAVDDLLLTQGWRRVSGTSSTELLGGVSLMGKVLNAKNQPISGAQVMVASTVPEHSFVRSAGTNDRGRFRLAGLEIADTVQLMTQLTDHQLKNFADKDAHLVLDGPWTFWKPDTTNIPANWTSLHAQLAAARTRQENDADLYRDKTVKLLQTVTVRARKLDERPLDVQRSSLHGEADATLVFDEKSPRFANLYEMMRGKVAGVSVTQDPLTQNYHVIVRGVGTLKSGTQPLYLVDGMTIQDNDGTALLTFNPGDIERIEVLKNGGTAGIYGVRGGNGVIAFYTKRFRPDQQKSPEKGGMKPLQLIGYASVQREFYMPKYTIETQTPAVPDRIDRRDVLYWKPLIQTDSEGHSQLVFPMSDVVRTLRITLQGITENGRPIVVTELIRVQ; this is encoded by the coding sequence TTGGGCTTAAATAAACCTCGCTATCAGCCTCGGGAGCAGGCTATTTTGAGTATCAATATGAGTGATGAAGGGCTACCAACGATGGCTGTTTTGTCGGCCTCGATTACCGATGCGGGTCAAGTTCCTGACGATACGGCTTCGGCAACGATCCAAACCCATTTATTGCTGACGGGCGAATTAAGTGGACGAGTCGAGAGCCCTAATGTTTACCTGAAAGATAATTCACTGGAAACACGCCGGGCTGTTGATGATCTGCTGTTAACACAGGGCTGGCGACGGGTAAGTGGCACCTCATCAACTGAACTTCTGGGTGGAGTGTCGCTGATGGGGAAAGTGCTGAATGCGAAAAATCAGCCCATATCAGGTGCACAGGTGATGGTGGCTTCTACGGTTCCGGAGCATTCCTTTGTACGGTCGGCTGGAACAAACGATCGGGGGCGATTTCGATTGGCGGGTCTGGAAATTGCGGATACGGTGCAATTGATGACTCAGCTTACCGATCACCAGTTGAAAAACTTTGCCGATAAAGACGCTCATCTGGTATTGGATGGCCCCTGGACGTTCTGGAAACCTGATACGACGAACATTCCCGCTAACTGGACCAGCCTGCACGCTCAATTAGCCGCTGCCCGGACTCGCCAGGAGAATGACGCCGATCTGTACCGGGATAAAACAGTCAAACTTTTGCAAACTGTTACTGTTCGAGCCCGGAAACTGGACGAACGCCCGTTGGATGTTCAGCGATCGAGCCTGCATGGTGAAGCTGATGCTACGCTTGTCTTCGATGAAAAATCTCCCCGATTTGCCAATCTCTACGAAATGATGCGGGGAAAGGTGGCGGGTGTAAGTGTTACACAAGATCCGCTTACACAGAATTACCATGTGATAGTTCGGGGGGTAGGTACGCTGAAAAGTGGTACACAGCCGCTGTATTTAGTTGATGGAATGACCATTCAGGATAATGACGGGACGGCTTTATTAACCTTTAATCCGGGTGATATAGAGCGTATCGAAGTCCTGAAAAATGGCGGAACGGCAGGTATTTATGGCGTTCGGGGGGGCAATGGCGTTATTGCCTTTTACACGAAACGATTCCGGCCCGATCAACAGAAAAGCCCAGAAAAGGGCGGTATGAAACCCTTGCAACTTATTGGTTATGCCTCGGTTCAGCGGGAGTTCTATATGCCAAAATACACCATTGAAACCCAAACGCCTGCGGTACCTGATCGTATTGACCGCCGTGATGTGCTCTACTGGAAGCCACTGATACAGACCGATAGTGAGGGGCATAGCCAGTTAGTTTTCCCGATGTCAGATGTTGTACGAACGCTGCGTATAACGTTACAGGGGATTACCGAAAATGGTCGCCCCATTGTCGTGACCGAACTAATTCGGGTGCAGTAA
- a CDS encoding transposase: MRDMKRHTSTLLFPIIEQDSEESRRNWMCWIFKRAGQQNPANNVHQLWQQGFHPIELSTNNMLEQKLAYIHNNPVEAGFVDEPEDYLYSSARNYAGRKGLIDVIVL, encoded by the coding sequence ATGCGGGATATGAAGCGGCATACGTCTACTCTGCTATTTCCTATCATTGAGCAGGATAGTGAAGAAAGTCGCCGGAATTGGATGTGCTGGATTTTCAAGCGAGCTGGCCAGCAGAACCCAGCGAATAATGTCCATCAATTATGGCAACAGGGGTTTCACCCGATCGAATTATCTACAAACAATATGCTTGAGCAGAAGCTAGCTTACATTCATAATAATCCTGTTGAGGCCGGATTTGTAGATGAGCCAGAAGATTACTTGTATAGTAGCGCCCGCAATTATGCTGGACGAAAGGGATTGATTGATGTGATTGTGTTGTAA
- a CDS encoding GNAT family N-acetyltransferase has protein sequence MKFSFRNDRTDVAFDVLREVGQWLVDNGQELWQIDTLTPENLLDENTTGNLYVMYVDREDGTEPEPAAVFILQWKDPLYWPDVPDNTSSFIHKLAIRRAFAGQNLFAAIIDFWKSECMLRGIRTLELETDASRPKLMQFYERYGFKPTHQRQIHEFGQTFLCQYYVMVF, from the coding sequence ATGAAATTTTCGTTCCGAAACGACCGGACAGACGTAGCATTTGATGTATTGCGTGAGGTTGGTCAATGGCTCGTTGACAATGGCCAGGAGCTCTGGCAAATCGATACACTCACCCCAGAAAATCTACTGGATGAGAACACAACGGGCAACTTGTATGTGATGTATGTGGACCGTGAAGATGGTACCGAACCAGAGCCCGCTGCCGTATTCATTCTGCAGTGGAAAGATCCGCTCTATTGGCCCGACGTTCCTGACAACACATCTAGTTTCATTCATAAGTTAGCCATTCGTCGGGCTTTTGCCGGGCAAAATCTATTTGCGGCTATCATTGATTTCTGGAAGAGCGAATGCATGTTACGAGGTATACGAACTCTTGAACTAGAGACCGATGCAAGCCGCCCCAAACTCATGCAGTTTTACGAACGCTACGGCTTCAAACCGACCCATCAACGTCAGATCCATGAATTTGGACAAACATTTCTTTGCCAGTATTATGTAATGGTATTTTAG
- a CDS encoding fibronectin type III domain-containing protein has product MNIRYLIFLLISYTLSCTFVYADCQAPQYAYTYSITHQSADLSWFYFGSSSPIYQIQWRISGSTTWTTNPPVQTTTYTTLTGLANNTAYEWHVRSICAAGDTSVYGNVSTFQTKCDPPSNPAIANVTHQSAQLNWYTTLSGFTYEIQWRPTGATTWTVIGGLAGNSFTLSGLTDETPYEWKVRTTCSAAATSDFVTGPIFQTHCKPPTNPRLTLTNPDAVELKWDSPQTNAHFDLQWRLTGASDWILVEGISLSEYVLTSLTNGATYEWRVRTACSATSKSAFTDIQQFQTSCPLPSFLSSGSVTNNSAVLQWRASASELQWRSSGTTTWNTVSLAKSPYSLTGLTNNKTYEWRVRTVCSASAMSDYSPLQLVSTQCLAPTGARSSPNATGGLELSWDSTDGGPFEVQWRTTGATNWSSVAGISYTGYTLTGLTPAAVYEWRVRKVCSPTDYSDFATAQPVQTSCNAPTYTQSANATSTTIDLSWNAGETSAQYELQWRVTNTTNWTTVSGITSTGYSLTGLQANVSYEWRVRKLCSDQVASAFTANQTFTLTCSSPTYFYTNSIGISSAVIGWGGSSTYPPYEVQYRVVGAADWTLLSDLATPYYALKGLSNNTTYEWRVRSGCSIGGAADFSGIQTFHTQCGASLSGLAVGDIDISSVKLTWDNATSFSLYEIQYRDIAGGDWVGLRPEGTETDRNFGIFPFMMPKEYRLYGLTFGKTYAWRVRVICSPSVYSDFVDGPTFITACPTPPRIDSYQRTNTSVSVSWEYSTAASGYDVQWRAVGASAWNTVNGVQSSTYLLTNLSPGTVYEYRVQRVCWSGIVSDYSNVATIVVQCITPPIVNKASVVSASSAQLTWRYPAIYESDAAIIVHELQYRIAGTSDWTSVTGIVGTAYSLTGLTTGSSYEWRVRATCSPTVVSDFSATSTFGLVCQATFDYVYTAETSPTTAQLVWSNPALPSSKPYSLRWRIVGTTVWSTLSVATSTYSLTGLTNNTTYEWQVATDCNGYLSDFSTLQSFQTSCPNLGYTSLSASNVGTTSAQLSWSGASQVPGLTYSVQYRISGAVIWSEVNGLTSPSTSLTGLTNNTTYEWRIRANCEFGSTSTVSSINTFATICYSPWNSHPDAATTQSVSTVWRPNPDNVYVNLQWREASASTPWNVVNGLTGYAYSLTGLTPGTTYEYKLQGACSTNDLASPNVFPFMTLPVSSTALSIYTDSSSYQAIRLNWTGPDRTNYILQWRVSGGSWTTTGPLSTKRYLLTGLTTGTIYDIRVSYVGDNAVTYEATLSAKPSCPSILNARVSAVASTSAQLTWTSVDAPVSVQWRVAGTTQWNTIAGVTGGAYSLTGLTNNVIYEWRLQTICSANVTNVTYPSSFRTNCQVPNGMFTLNMTPQSVQLRWEGTSAQYSVQYRVVGVPTWTTVTGVTSTSYTLTGLTANTLYEWSVSASCEGNSTLYAIPVQFIPQCSEPPLIQLINPLAPDRAQLGWYGTDLSYQLQWRVVGATTWTDIPTVTSPYTLTGLTTGTTYEARIRSACAVANNGEFVLIRPFTPQCQDSYYYNDYKSTTNITSGTARLNWQANSLLAYRLRWRIMGTNSWTNVPGSVTSPYTLTGLTNNTSYEWQLHTDCEPMYYAASQVFQTACAMPGGFGAEPLTATSVNLHWTRSGEEVAYELQWRVLGESAWTSVSGITTTNYVLTGLGPTATYEWQVRSQCLGVSPFQLTTSFKLGDDCSLNIYTVRAGSWDDPTVWSCNRIPTLTDQVKLNHALVIPNAYVAKALTIRYETGAKLTFGIGSSIKMGN; this is encoded by the coding sequence ATGAACATTCGTTACCTGATCTTTTTGCTGATAAGCTATACCTTATCCTGCACATTCGTTTATGCCGATTGCCAGGCGCCCCAATACGCTTATACGTATAGTATTACTCATCAATCGGCTGACTTAAGTTGGTTCTACTTTGGTAGTAGTTCGCCAATATATCAGATACAATGGCGTATATCGGGGAGTACAACCTGGACGACTAATCCTCCGGTACAGACAACTACATATACCACGCTAACAGGACTTGCGAATAATACTGCGTATGAATGGCATGTGCGGTCTATATGTGCAGCAGGTGATACATCGGTTTACGGTAATGTATCTACCTTTCAGACGAAATGTGATCCGCCCAGTAATCCGGCCATAGCCAATGTGACGCATCAATCGGCACAGCTCAATTGGTATACAACGCTTAGCGGGTTTACGTATGAAATACAGTGGAGACCAACAGGTGCAACGACCTGGACAGTAATAGGTGGTCTGGCTGGTAATTCCTTTACGCTCTCAGGTTTGACTGATGAAACCCCCTACGAATGGAAGGTTCGGACGACCTGCTCGGCAGCTGCAACGTCTGATTTTGTGACAGGGCCGATTTTCCAAACGCATTGTAAGCCTCCTACCAATCCTCGACTAACGCTGACTAATCCCGATGCTGTAGAACTCAAATGGGACAGCCCTCAGACCAACGCTCATTTTGACTTACAATGGCGTCTAACCGGAGCATCAGACTGGATATTGGTAGAAGGTATTTCGCTTTCTGAATACGTTTTGACTAGCCTGACTAATGGAGCTACTTACGAGTGGCGAGTACGAACGGCATGTTCGGCTACATCAAAATCTGCCTTCACCGATATACAGCAATTTCAGACCAGTTGTCCATTACCCAGTTTTCTGTCTTCCGGTTCAGTAACCAATAATTCGGCTGTCTTGCAATGGCGGGCCTCGGCGAGTGAGCTTCAATGGAGATCGTCTGGAACAACTACCTGGAATACGGTGTCGTTAGCCAAATCGCCTTACAGCCTGACGGGATTAACGAATAATAAGACCTATGAATGGCGTGTAAGAACGGTCTGTTCGGCTTCGGCGATGTCAGATTATTCACCTTTGCAACTGGTTTCTACCCAATGTCTGGCTCCTACAGGTGCCAGGAGCTCGCCAAATGCAACGGGCGGACTAGAACTATCCTGGGATTCTACCGATGGTGGGCCATTTGAAGTACAATGGCGTACCACGGGGGCAACTAATTGGTCTTCAGTAGCTGGTATTTCTTACACGGGCTATACGCTTACGGGTTTAACGCCCGCAGCAGTGTATGAATGGCGGGTGCGTAAAGTATGTTCCCCTACGGATTATTCCGATTTTGCTACAGCTCAACCTGTTCAAACGAGTTGTAATGCACCAACATACACCCAGAGTGCGAATGCCACAAGCACAACCATCGACCTGTCCTGGAATGCAGGCGAAACCAGTGCCCAATATGAATTGCAATGGCGGGTTACCAATACAACAAACTGGACAACGGTATCGGGTATTACTTCTACGGGTTATTCCCTAACGGGTTTACAGGCAAATGTTTCTTATGAATGGCGGGTGCGTAAACTCTGCTCAGATCAGGTTGCCTCTGCCTTTACCGCCAATCAAACGTTTACGTTAACGTGTTCATCACCAACCTATTTTTATACGAACAGCATTGGTATTTCATCTGCTGTTATAGGTTGGGGTGGATCATCGACCTATCCTCCTTACGAGGTTCAGTATCGCGTAGTTGGAGCGGCTGACTGGACACTATTATCCGATTTGGCAACGCCCTATTATGCTCTTAAAGGGCTTAGTAATAACACAACCTATGAATGGCGAGTCAGGTCGGGTTGTTCGATAGGTGGAGCAGCCGATTTCTCGGGGATACAAACCTTTCATACACAGTGTGGGGCTTCATTATCTGGCCTTGCCGTGGGAGATATCGATATCAGTTCGGTAAAATTAACCTGGGATAATGCTACTAGTTTTAGTCTTTATGAGATACAATATCGTGATATAGCTGGTGGCGATTGGGTTGGACTACGGCCCGAAGGAACTGAAACTGACCGTAATTTTGGTATCTTCCCATTCATGATGCCTAAAGAGTATAGACTTTATGGCTTAACGTTTGGCAAAACGTACGCATGGCGAGTTCGGGTAATTTGCTCACCTTCAGTTTATTCAGATTTCGTGGATGGGCCAACATTTATAACGGCCTGTCCAACTCCTCCGCGTATAGATAGTTATCAGCGAACGAACACATCGGTGTCCGTTTCCTGGGAGTACTCTACTGCAGCATCAGGTTACGACGTTCAATGGAGAGCCGTGGGCGCTAGTGCATGGAATACAGTTAATGGCGTGCAGAGTAGCACTTACCTGTTAACAAACCTTAGTCCGGGTACTGTTTATGAGTACCGAGTCCAGCGGGTATGTTGGTCGGGTATTGTAAGCGACTATTCGAATGTGGCAACGATAGTTGTACAATGTATAACTCCACCTATTGTCAACAAGGCAAGCGTAGTATCGGCTTCGTCAGCACAATTGACCTGGAGGTACCCTGCTATCTATGAGAGTGATGCGGCTATTATTGTCCATGAGCTGCAATACCGGATTGCTGGAACATCAGACTGGACATCGGTAACTGGTATCGTTGGTACAGCGTATTCGTTAACCGGACTGACAACTGGATCTAGTTATGAATGGCGGGTGCGGGCAACCTGTTCGCCAACTGTCGTATCTGATTTTTCCGCGACGTCAACGTTTGGATTAGTCTGCCAGGCAACTTTTGATTATGTATATACTGCGGAAACGAGCCCAACGACGGCCCAATTAGTCTGGAGTAATCCGGCCTTACCATCCAGTAAACCCTATTCGTTACGGTGGCGAATAGTGGGCACAACAGTTTGGTCGACTTTGTCGGTGGCAACATCAACCTATTCATTGACGGGCCTGACGAATAATACAACCTACGAATGGCAGGTTGCCACTGATTGTAATGGCTATTTATCTGATTTTTCAACCCTTCAATCGTTTCAAACAAGTTGCCCTAACCTTGGCTATACATCTTTGAGCGCAAGTAATGTGGGCACTACTAGTGCTCAACTGAGCTGGAGTGGAGCTAGTCAGGTTCCAGGATTAACCTACAGCGTTCAGTACCGAATTAGCGGTGCCGTCATCTGGTCGGAGGTAAATGGCCTGACGAGTCCGTCGACATCACTGACCGGTTTAACCAATAATACAACCTATGAATGGCGTATTCGAGCCAACTGTGAGTTCGGCTCAACGTCTACCGTTTCGTCAATTAATACATTCGCAACCATATGTTATAGTCCATGGAATTCTCATCCGGATGCCGCTACAACTCAGTCTGTTTCCACTGTCTGGAGGCCTAATCCAGACAATGTCTACGTTAATTTACAATGGCGGGAAGCCAGTGCAAGTACGCCATGGAACGTTGTAAATGGACTGACCGGTTATGCTTATTCGTTAACCGGGCTGACACCCGGTACGACTTACGAATATAAACTTCAGGGAGCCTGTTCGACTAATGATCTGGCCTCGCCGAACGTCTTCCCTTTTATGACGCTGCCTGTTAGTTCGACGGCACTTTCGATCTATACGGATAGTTCATCGTATCAGGCCATACGCCTGAATTGGACAGGTCCCGATCGTACAAACTACATCTTGCAGTGGCGGGTAAGCGGTGGAAGCTGGACTACAACAGGGCCGCTCTCAACTAAAAGATACCTATTGACAGGTTTAACTACAGGTACAATCTATGATATCCGGGTTAGTTATGTTGGCGATAATGCTGTAACGTACGAAGCCACTTTATCTGCGAAACCGTCCTGTCCTTCAATCTTGAATGCGCGCGTATCCGCTGTTGCAAGTACATCGGCTCAATTAACCTGGACGTCTGTCGATGCCCCTGTATCGGTGCAATGGCGTGTGGCAGGAACAACTCAGTGGAACACCATAGCAGGAGTGACTGGCGGGGCCTATTCACTGACTGGCTTAACCAATAACGTGATTTATGAGTGGCGACTACAAACAATATGCTCTGCCAATGTAACAAATGTGACTTACCCCAGCTCATTCCGAACAAACTGCCAGGTGCCCAATGGGATGTTTACCCTCAATATGACACCTCAATCGGTTCAATTGAGGTGGGAGGGGACTTCCGCGCAATACTCTGTACAATACCGTGTTGTAGGGGTACCTACCTGGACTACCGTAACAGGGGTTACATCGACTAGTTATACCCTGACTGGATTGACAGCGAATACACTTTACGAATGGTCTGTGTCTGCTAGTTGTGAGGGGAATAGTACCTTGTATGCTATTCCCGTACAGTTTATACCACAGTGCAGTGAGCCTCCTCTGATACAGTTGATAAATCCATTAGCCCCCGATCGGGCACAGTTAGGATGGTATGGAACAGATCTTTCCTACCAGTTACAATGGCGGGTTGTAGGAGCCACAACATGGACGGATATTCCTACCGTAACGTCTCCTTATACACTAACAGGCTTAACAACGGGGACAACGTATGAAGCTCGGATTCGGTCTGCCTGTGCTGTTGCCAACAATGGTGAATTTGTGTTAATACGTCCATTTACTCCTCAATGTCAGGACTCGTACTATTACAATGATTATAAAAGTACGACAAACATAACCTCTGGTACTGCTCGACTAAACTGGCAGGCCAACTCATTATTAGCTTATCGTTTGCGGTGGCGGATTATGGGTACTAATTCCTGGACAAACGTCCCCGGCTCCGTTACATCGCCATACACATTGACTGGTTTAACGAATAATACAAGTTACGAATGGCAGCTTCACACAGACTGCGAGCCTATGTATTATGCTGCATCTCAGGTTTTTCAAACAGCCTGTGCTATGCCGGGGGGCTTTGGGGCGGAACCATTGACTGCCACATCTGTGAATCTGCACTGGACCAGATCGGGCGAAGAAGTAGCGTATGAGTTACAGTGGCGTGTCCTTGGCGAATCGGCCTGGACTAGCGTTTCGGGAATTACAACTACAAATTATGTACTAACTGGGTTAGGGCCTACTGCTACTTATGAATGGCAAGTGCGCAGCCAATGCTTAGGTGTTTCGCCGTTTCAGTTAACCACTTCTTTTAAACTGGGTGATGATTGTTCACTTAATATCTATACCGTTCGGGCAGGTTCCTGGGATGACCCAACGGTATGGTCCTGCAATCGCATTCCCACATTGACCGATCAGGTGAAACTGAATCACGCACTCGTCATTCCAAACGCCTATGTGGCAAAAGCATTGACCATACGCTACGAAACGGGAGCCAAACTCACCTTTGGAATAGGATCAAGCATAAAAATGGGAAACTGA